AAGGCCGAGAGGTTTCAGCGCGTACAGCACCAGATCCGGCATTTTAATGCCGATGGCCGAGAGGATAACCCCCAGCAGCGGGCCCCAGACAATCGGGTTTTTCAGTGAGCGCCACATCAGTACCGGCAACATTGACAGGGTCGAGCCCTGGTTTTCACCGGCGGCGCGGGCTTTTTCACGCTCAAGAATAAGCAGGCAGAACGGGGTCAGTAGCACGGAGCCACAGGCGATAGAGACCGCCACAGACAGGGATGTGGACGGGCCCTCTCCCAGCACACTGCCGAGGATAGGCAGCCCCAGCGCCGCATAGTTGGGAAGTGCGACGGTCAGGGTCAATACTGCGGCATCCTGCGGGGATTTTTTAAAGACCTTAACGGAGAGGAAATAGACGGCGGCATAGGTGATCCACATGGAGAGTGTCAGGATCAGTAGCAGCGGCGACTGGGCAATAATCCCGACCCAGGGGGTCTGCACCGTCGCACTGAACAGGGCGGCGGGCAGGGCAAAATCCATTACAAACACATTCAGCAGAGAGACATTCTGGTTATCCACCTTTTTTGTCTTCCCGGCCCAGAACCCCAGCAGCATGATGACAAAAATAGGGGCGAGCGCATGAATAATTACATAAGTCATAACTTCACCTGTAGTTAAAAAAATACGGAAATAAAGCGATGATTATTATTTTTCGGCAGCAGCCTTCCCGGCAGGCACACCAGTGCCCGCCAGGTTGGTTTGATGTCCGGCAGGTATTTGTCGTCGGGCAGTTGCCGGTGAATTACCAGCTTGCGCGCATGCGCTCGCGTACCAGCGATGAGCTGTGGCGGTTTTTCGCCCCCAGGCGGCTCTTCAGGGTTGCGTCCTGACGGGCCTGCGCCACGGCCTGTATCAGGGTGTTATTTACCAGCGCCAGATCGTCGCTATCTGGCGCCGTGGCGCTGGTCACATTCAGCAGTGACGAGAGCAGCCCCAGGGTGGCGTAGTTGCTGATGTCATAGGCCATCGGCGGGATAGTGGCCGCCAGGGCCTCCAGGGATTCCACGGTACGCAGCGTGATGCGCGCCGCTGACGCTTTCCCCATGGCGTGGATCAGTACGCCGCTGTCGTTAAGGGCAATCAGGCGGTTCGCCTGGTAGCCGTGGGCGAGGAACGCCCCGGACATGGCTTTGCCCACAATCAGGCCAATTACCGGGTGGCCTGCCAGGCGGGCGTTAGCATATGCCGCGGCCGCCCCGGCCAGCGCCTGGTGGATCCCGAAGGCCTCTTCCCGGCGGCCATAAGCCTGGCTTGGCACATCAATCACCGCGATGATCGGGCGTTTTACGGCCCGTTGTGCATCGGCGGCGATGGTGTCGCTGACCACTTTGGCAAGGGTCCAGCCTTCCAGCAGGCCCACCTCGCCCCCGGCGGCACGCGGGAAATGGTTATGGGCATCCGGCACCACGGCAATAAAGCGCGCCGTTTCGCCGTTCAGTTCGCCATCAGCAACCTGTACCGATGCGCACAGCCCCTCCAGACGCGGGGCGTTGGGTGCCAGTTTTTCCAGCCACAGGGCACCACGGCTCAGTTCCTGGTTCATTATTTTTCCTCCCCTGCAAAAAACGCGGTGATCCGGGCGGTATCCGCCTGCTGGCGGGTATCGAAGCGGGACAGATGTTCAAGGAACCACGGGTATTTGTCCGTGCGCTCTTCGCGGCGCACGCCTTTGTCCAGCAGGGTGTTCATCGCCTGTTTTACCGCGTGGATACCGTCCCCGACCAGGGCATCTACCAGCCCGCTCTGATAGCGCACTTCGCCACCGGTCATACTCCAGATAAACGGACGGTCCCGGGAGTCATACTCTTCGATCCCCGCTTCCTGTTCGATAACCTGCGGGCCGTTCAGGCCCAGACGGGCTTCACGGGTGACCACCAGGTAACTGCACAACGCCGCAGCGATAGACATCCCGCCAAAGCAGCCCACCGTACCGGCCACAATCCCCACCACCGGCGCATAGCGGCGCAGGTCAACAATGGCGGCGTGAATGTCGGCAATGGCCGCAAGGCCAAGGTTGGCCTCCTGTAAACGTACGCCACCGGTTTCAAGGCACAGTACCGCCTGGGTCGGGATGCCGTTGCGGTTATCTTCCGCAGCCAGCTCCAGTGCCGCAGCCATTTTGGCCCCGGACACTTCGCCCATACTGCCCCCCTGGAACGCCCCTTCAATGGCAATCACAACGGACGGTTTGCCGTTAATGGTCCCTTTGGCAACCACCATCCCGTCGTCGGCCTGGGGCACAATGCCCTGGGGCCCTAACCACGGGGAGATGATTTCATCAAAGGGATCCAGCAACTCGCGGTAGCTGCCGTCGTCCAGCAGGGCTCTGGCGCGCTGGCGCGCTCTTAATTCAATAAAACTGGGATCGTTACGCATGGCTCACCTCCTCAAAGACCTGTTCGATACGAATACGGGCAACGCCGGGCGTGGCCCCGAAGTCGTGGATCGTCATAAGGCCGGACGGCAAACCGTTCAGTTTGCTCAGCCGGTCGAACAGGGCGTTCC
This Shimwellia blattae DSM 4481 = NBRC 105725 DNA region includes the following protein-coding sequences:
- a CDS encoding AEC family transporter produces the protein MTYVIIHALAPIFVIMLLGFWAGKTKKVDNQNVSLLNVFVMDFALPAALFSATVQTPWVGIIAQSPLLLILTLSMWITYAAVYFLSVKVFKKSPQDAAVLTLTVALPNYAALGLPILGSVLGEGPSTSLSVAVSIACGSVLLTPFCLLILEREKARAAGENQGSTLSMLPVLMWRSLKNPIVWGPLLGVILSAIGIKMPDLVLYALKPLGLAATAAALFLTGVILSARKLKINAVVILATLTKLLIQPAIAWVLVVIFGIQGPVAVTGVLMIALAAGFFGVVFGNRFGVQSPDAEAVLLFSSILSILSLPLFISLTSGM
- the mdcE gene encoding biotin-independent malonate decarboxylase subunit gamma, whose translation is MNQELSRGALWLEKLAPNAPRLEGLCASVQVADGELNGETARFIAVVPDAHNHFPRAAGGEVGLLEGWTLAKVVSDTIAADAQRAVKRPIIAVIDVPSQAYGRREEAFGIHQALAGAAAAYANARLAGHPVIGLIVGKAMSGAFLAHGYQANRLIALNDSGVLIHAMGKASAARITLRTVESLEALAATIPPMAYDISNYATLGLLSSLLNVTSATAPDSDDLALVNNTLIQAVAQARQDATLKSRLGAKNRHSSSLVRERMRASW
- a CDS encoding biotin-independent malonate decarboxylase subunit beta, producing the protein MRNDPSFIELRARQRARALLDDGSYRELLDPFDEIISPWLGPQGIVPQADDGMVVAKGTINGKPSVVIAIEGAFQGGSMGEVSGAKMAAALELAAEDNRNGIPTQAVLCLETGGVRLQEANLGLAAIADIHAAIVDLRRYAPVVGIVAGTVGCFGGMSIAAALCSYLVVTREARLGLNGPQVIEQEAGIEEYDSRDRPFIWSMTGGEVRYQSGLVDALVGDGIHAVKQAMNTLLDKGVRREERTDKYPWFLEHLSRFDTRQQADTARITAFFAGEEK